aaatatttatttatttatttatatttagtgACCAAATACAGCTGTCTGTGCTCTGGTTGAACATTTGAGTCAATGTTTACATAATGTAAAGTATGTTTTAATGATGATCTGGTACAAACGCATGCAGAAAGAGTGTGTTCTGTATAGCTTTTAATGTTTCTACAACCATAAAATGGATCGAAGCTGGGGTACAAACGGAGCGAGGTAGATTTTGTGGCGCATTGTCGTCATCCTCAAAAGTATAAAACTGTCTTTCTCTGCCAGTTTCAGCTAGGTGCACAGGCAGATTTAACACACGGTGGCAGATTTATTGCAGTCCATCCTCCTTTTTGTTAAGAGCATTTAAATCATTGGTTGCTGTAGAGATGGAAGGAAGACTAATCAGGCGTATTCAGTCACAAAGTAAAAAGTGGTTTAAACTGCACACGACATCAAGTCTGCTTTTCACTTCCTCTGTCGTTGTTCAAATATAACTGGAGGGCTTAATGCTAAtggtgctgtgtgtttgtttgcaggtCCTCTGGGTGCAGCGCTGTGTAATGCATATGAGACTCGGTTGGTGGTGATGACGGGGGGATGTCTCGCTGGACTCGGCCTTATACTCGCCTCTCAGGCCACCTGTCTGACTCACCTCTACCTCACCATGGGTCTTACAGCAGGTAACAGCCAGTCAAAGCAGCTCGTCCTTGTTTACTCAGTTAACCGTTGACATAGTTAACTGCGGGTAGATTAAGTGACCCCTCACAGTCGCTCTCCATTTCCCTCCCGTCCAGGTCTGGGATGGGGGCTTGTCTTCACCCCCATGGTGGCTACGGTCATGGCTCACTTCACCCGCAGACGCACCCTGGCATTGGGGCTGGCCTTCTCAAGCATCGGCCTCTCCTCCTTCGCTTTCAACCCGCTCTTTCAGCTGCTGATAGAGAAGTACGCTTGGCGGGGGGCCCTGCTGATTCTGGGGGGGCTCAGCCTCAATATAGTGCCCTGCGGGGCCCTCATACGGCCACAGCGACGCTCAAAAGCAGCAAAAAAGGTGACACAAAAACCCGACAATCAGCAcctgttttacatgttttgttcAATTCTTGATTTTATCATGAAGGAGtcagttttgttgtttggtgGAATAATTAATTAACACTAAATTTAGCCGCTCCTATAAAGTAAAcgtaaaatacatttaaagtaatTAAATGCTAAGGAGAGTTTTGGTGGGTTTTCAGCCCTGCACATTGCCTTAAGGCTGTCTTAAGCTTAATTTAGATCGATAAATGGTTCTATTTTGTTCAGTGAAGCTCAACATTTCCGCTTATTTTCTCTCCCCTTAGATCGCTTCAGAGTCCAAGCCATCACATGTTTCCTTGCTGCAGCGAGTCTCCTCCCACCTGGAGCTGTCGCTGCTCTTCGAGAGGCCGTACATCACCTACACGTTAGCCGTCACGCTTCTGAACGTCGGCTACTTCGTGCCTTACTTTCACCTTGTCGCCCACAGCCGTCAGGCCGGCTTCTCCGAGTACCAGGCGGCGTTCGTCATGTCGGCTGCCGGCGCCACAGACATCCTGGGCCGCGTTGTGTCCGGCTGGTTCTCAGACCTCGGCCACTTCCGGCTCATTCATTTACTGAGCGCGTGGACGACACTGGCCGGCGTTTTCATCATGCTGCTTCCTGTGAGCTCCCTGTCCGGGTCTTACTCTGCTCTGGTGTCGATCAGCCTCCTCTACGGCTTCTGCTCCGGGGCGCTGACCTCGCTGGTGTTCGCCGTGGTGCCCATGATTGTGGGTGTGGAGCGTGTGATGGGGGGTCTCGGGCTGCTGCAGCTCATCGAGAGTGGGGCCGGACTGCTTGGGGCTCCTCTGTCAGGTATGACCACATCAGCAGAAAGTGTAATATTAAGGTCATCACATGAAGGTCAGTGTTAGGTCATGTTATCTAAAGTGACCTAAATCCATCCCTCAACAAAAGTTAACAAACTGAGGCTGAAGTAGTTAAACATTAATGTGACCCATCGGGGTCAGGCAGCTGTCTTActccttcttttgttttcttttgaaggtC
This portion of the Labrus bergylta chromosome 22, fLabBer1.1, whole genome shotgun sequence genome encodes:
- the slc16a13 gene encoding monocarboxylate transporter 13; the protein is MTKARPEAEGQSDEAEGPDGGWGWVLVGALFVSTSLVFGLMRSLGIFFVEFVQYFDESAQAISWISSTGLAAQQFFSPLGAALCNAYETRLVVMTGGCLAGLGLILASQATCLTHLYLTMGLTAGLGWGLVFTPMVATVMAHFTRRRTLALGLAFSSIGLSSFAFNPLFQLLIEKYAWRGALLILGGLSLNIVPCGALIRPQRRSKAAKKIASESKPSHVSLLQRVSSHLELSLLFERPYITYTLAVTLLNVGYFVPYFHLVAHSRQAGFSEYQAAFVMSAAGATDILGRVVSGWFSDLGHFRLIHLLSAWTTLAGVFIMLLPVSSLSGSYSALVSISLLYGFCSGALTSLVFAVVPMIVGVERVMGGLGLLQLIESGAGLLGAPLSGFLKDVTGNYIASFIMAGSFPILGTLTMATLPHYFSCKDPPAPQRESPDDKEKSLHPELEQMNSLPSDTGH